The following are encoded together in the Corynebacterium jeikeium genome:
- a CDS encoding TPM domain-containing protein — protein MKPTFSTTRFLAILAAGAVLGFGSFLIDAPSAPAATATSEVQLTSQLVDESGVLSEQEKADISASLKEATKESGKKLYVVFVPTAADSINTMAEQLREQDGTDNVIVLAVATETRQIGYAAGPKVKTSEAEKLQDAAREHFADDDWAGGAQAAADKLAGKTSTASKVWMGAGAVGVVGAGAGAFAWSRRNRKKTHAQQLETAREIDPGNIDDLYKQPTEVLRELADEELHSTDESIRKGDEELAVARGEFGEERTRDLAKALQHSRTTLNKAYSMNERLRSGLVTTEPEQRDLLIEIVSTCGQADDNLDGQAARFAELRQKLMDAPQLVEKLRQTSISLHNRIPNAREILSDAETRVDPALLESVRQNPDVAEDELAEAEKALDSARGLLDKPAGQQGGLIDALGAARMALQQADSQLLAVERAEEHLRSAQSNLPALITEVEEEIAEAGQLDRSGADLDRKGLYEAVEQAREALEKARAEGSSDPLGSYSQLLEADGVLDIQLDEARGKASDFARTVNMVDRTVMDASQRLEAVEDLIKNRRRIIGVDTRTAAQAARTALDEAEQLRTEDPKRALRAAQRASQLAQQASAQARKDIDDFNRRNSGYGGFGGSGGGNFVTGMVLGSLLSGNGGFGGGFGGGGFGGGFGGGGDFGGSGSSSF, from the coding sequence ATGAAACCGACTTTTTCCACCACTCGCTTCCTGGCAATCCTAGCTGCCGGCGCCGTCCTCGGATTTGGCTCTTTTCTTATTGACGCCCCCTCGGCCCCAGCCGCCACTGCCACCAGCGAGGTACAGCTAACGTCCCAGCTCGTTGACGAGTCCGGGGTGTTGTCTGAACAGGAAAAAGCGGACATTTCGGCGTCATTAAAAGAAGCAACCAAAGAATCCGGCAAGAAGCTCTACGTCGTCTTCGTCCCGACTGCGGCAGACAGCATCAATACGATGGCCGAGCAGCTGCGGGAACAGGACGGCACCGATAACGTAATTGTGCTGGCAGTGGCCACCGAAACGCGGCAGATCGGCTACGCCGCCGGGCCGAAGGTAAAGACTAGCGAGGCAGAGAAGCTGCAGGACGCGGCACGGGAGCACTTCGCCGACGACGATTGGGCCGGGGGCGCGCAGGCCGCGGCGGACAAGCTGGCGGGCAAGACCTCCACGGCATCAAAGGTATGGATGGGCGCCGGAGCCGTCGGTGTGGTCGGCGCGGGTGCCGGTGCCTTTGCGTGGTCCCGCCGCAATAGGAAGAAGACGCACGCGCAGCAACTAGAAACCGCTCGCGAGATCGACCCGGGCAACATCGACGACCTGTACAAGCAGCCCACTGAGGTGCTGCGCGAGCTGGCGGATGAGGAACTGCACAGTACCGACGAATCCATCCGCAAGGGCGATGAAGAGCTAGCCGTCGCGCGCGGAGAGTTCGGCGAGGAGCGCACCCGCGACCTAGCCAAGGCGTTGCAGCACAGCCGCACGACTCTGAACAAGGCCTACAGCATGAACGAGCGGCTACGCTCCGGGCTGGTGACCACCGAGCCAGAACAGCGCGACCTGCTGATCGAAATCGTGTCTACCTGTGGGCAGGCAGACGACAACCTGGACGGGCAGGCCGCGCGCTTTGCCGAGCTACGGCAGAAGCTGATGGATGCGCCCCAGCTGGTGGAGAAGCTCCGCCAGACCAGCATCAGTCTGCACAACCGCATTCCGAATGCGCGGGAGATTCTCAGCGATGCCGAAACTCGCGTGGACCCGGCGCTGCTGGAGTCTGTACGCCAAAACCCGGATGTTGCCGAGGACGAGCTGGCGGAGGCCGAAAAGGCGCTGGACTCTGCACGCGGACTGCTGGACAAGCCAGCCGGGCAGCAAGGCGGGCTGATCGACGCACTTGGTGCCGCGCGCATGGCACTGCAGCAGGCGGATTCGCAGCTGCTGGCCGTGGAGCGTGCGGAGGAGCACTTGCGGTCGGCGCAGTCCAACCTGCCCGCGCTGATCACCGAGGTGGAAGAGGAAATTGCGGAGGCCGGGCAGTTGGATAGGTCCGGCGCTGACTTGGACCGGAAGGGCTTGTACGAGGCCGTAGAGCAGGCCCGCGAGGCGCTGGAGAAGGCGCGGGCTGAAGGTTCTTCGGATCCGCTAGGCAGTTACTCCCAACTGCTGGAAGCCGACGGTGTACTGGACATTCAGCTCGACGAGGCGCGCGGCAAGGCCAGCGACTTTGCCCGGACTGTGAACATGGTGGATCGGACGGTCATGGATGCCTCACAGCGGTTGGAGGCTGTGGAGGATCTGATTAAGAACCGTCGGCGGATCATCGGCGTGGATACGCGCACGGCGGCTCAGGCCGCGCGGACTGCTCTGGATGAAGCTGAGCAGCTGCGGACGGAGGATCCGAAGCGGGCGCTGCGGGCAGCCCAGCGGGCTAGCCAGCTGGCGCAGCAGGCCAGCGCGCAGGCGCGTAAGGATATCGACGACTTCAACCGTCGCAACAGCGGCTACGGCGGGTTCGGCGGTAGTGGCGGCGGCAACTTTGTGACGGGCATGGTGCTGGGCTCGCTGCTGAGCGGCAACGGTGGTTTCGGCGGCGGCTTTGGTGGCGGTGGCTTTGGTGGTGGCTTCGGTGGCGGTGGAGACTTCGGCGGCAGCGGCTCCTCCAGCTTCTAG
- a CDS encoding YdcF family protein, translating to MVLRMAKARHPVKRVVKYVLITLLTILLVAAGVFGVTAFQVWHFARADDRRPADTIFVLGAAQYAGSPSNWFASRLNHAAELYKQGVAPTIVTVGGKAEGDQYTEAAAGKKYLVENFDIPDSAVVPVEEGADTLKSAEAFAQVASENGWRTSVVVTDPEHSLRATRMVRDQGLDAWASPTRQGPSVFTRKSQANSILHETLGMLYYEAVEKRR from the coding sequence ATGGTTTTGCGCATGGCTAAAGCACGGCATCCGGTGAAGCGCGTGGTGAAGTATGTCCTCATCACGCTGTTAACCATCCTCTTGGTGGCTGCGGGTGTGTTTGGCGTGACGGCTTTCCAGGTGTGGCACTTTGCACGGGCGGACGACAGGCGCCCGGCCGACACGATCTTTGTGCTGGGGGCGGCGCAGTATGCAGGCAGCCCATCAAACTGGTTCGCATCTCGTCTGAATCACGCAGCGGAGCTGTACAAGCAAGGTGTGGCGCCGACGATCGTCACCGTGGGCGGAAAAGCAGAGGGCGACCAATACACCGAGGCGGCTGCGGGCAAGAAGTACCTGGTGGAGAACTTCGACATTCCAGATTCGGCGGTAGTGCCGGTGGAGGAAGGCGCGGATACGCTGAAATCCGCGGAGGCGTTCGCACAGGTGGCGAGCGAAAACGGTTGGCGGACTTCCGTGGTGGTGACGGATCCGGAGCACTCGCTGCGAGCTACCCGGATGGTGCGCGATCAGGGATTGGATGCGTGGGCGAGCCCCACCCGCCAGGGGCCTTCGGTGTTCACCCGAAAGTCGCAGGCCAACTCGATCCTGCACGAGACGTTGGGCATGCTGTATTACGAGGCAGTAGAGAAACGCCGGTAG